In one Macaca fascicularis isolate 582-1 chromosome 6, T2T-MFA8v1.1 genomic region, the following are encoded:
- the SLC22A5 gene encoding organic cation/carnitine transporter 2 isoform X1, which produces MRDYDEVTAFLGEWGPFQRLIFFLLSASIIPNGFTGLSSVFLIATPEHRCRVPDAANLSSAWRNHSVPLRLRDGREVPHSCRRYRLATIANFSALGLEPGRDVDLGQLELESCLDGWEFSRDVYLSTIVTEWNLVCEDDWKAPLTISLFFVGVLLGSFVSGQLSDRFGRKNVLFVTMGMQTGFSFLQIFSKNFEMFVMLFVLVGMGQISNYVAAFVLGTEILGKSVRIIFSTLGVCIFYAFGYMVLPLFAYFIRDWRILLVALTMPGVLCVALWWFIPESPRWLISQGRFEEAEVIIRKAAKANGIVVPSTIFDPSELQDLSSKKQQSHNILDLLRTWNIRMVTIMSIMLWMTISVGYFGLSLDTPNLHGDIYVNCFLSAVVEVPAYVLAWLLLQYLPRRYSMATALFLGGSVLLFVQLVPPDLYYLATVLVMVGKFGVTAAFSMVYVYTAELYPTVVRNMGVGVSSTASRLGSILSPYFVYLGAYDRFLPYILMGSLTILTAILTLFLPESFGTPLPDTIDQMLRVKGMKHRKTPSHTRMLKDGQERPTILKSTAF; this is translated from the exons ATGCGGGACTACGACGAGGTGACCGCCTTCCTGGGCGAGTGGGGGCCTTTCCAGCGCCTCATCTTCTTCCTGCTCAGCGCCAGCATCATCCCTAATGGCTTCACCGGCCTGTCCTCCGTGTTCCTGATAGCGACCCCGGAGCACCGCTGCCGGGTGCCGGACGCCGCGAACCTAAGCAGCGCCTGGCGCAACCACAGTGTCCCACTGCGGCTGCGGGACGGCCGCGAGGTGCCCCACAGCTGCCGCCGCTACCGGCTCGCCACCATCGCCAACTTCTCGGCGCTCGGGCTGGAGCCGGGGCGCGACGTGGACCTGGGGCAACTGGAGCTGGAGAGCTGCCTGGATGGCTGGGAGTTCAGCCGGGACGTCTATCTGTCCACCATTGTGACCGAG TGGAACCTGGTGTGTGAGGACGACTGGAAGGCCCCACTCACGATCTCCTTGTTCTTCGTGGGTGTGCTGTTGGGCTCCTTCGTTTCAGGGCAGCTGTCAGACAG gtTTGGCCGGAAGAATGTGCTGTTCGTGACCATGGGCATGCAGACAGGCTTCAGCTTCCTGCAGATCTTCTCAAAAAACTTTGAGATGTTTGTCATGCTGTTTGTCCTTGTAGGCATGGGCCAGATCTCCAACTATGTGGCAGCATTTGTCCTGG GAACAGAAATTCTTGGCAAGTCAGTTCGTATAATATTCTCTACGTTAGGAGTATGCATATTTTATGCATTTGGCTACATGGTGCTCCCACTGTTTGCTTACTTCATCCGAGACTGGCGAATACTGCTGGTGGCACTGACGATGCCAGGGGTGCTGTGCGTGGCACTCTGGTG GTTCATCCCTGAGTCCCCCCGATGGCTCATCTCTCAGGGACGATTTGAAGAGGCAGAGGTGATCATCCGCAAGGCTGCCAAAGCCAATGGAATTGTTGTGCCTTCCACCATCTTTGACCCAAGTGAG TTACAAGACCTAAGTTCCAAGAAGCAGCAGTCCCACAACATTCTGGATCTGCTTCGAACCTGGAATATCCGGATGGTCACCATCATGTCCATAATGCTGTG GATGACCATATCAGTGGGCTATTTCGGGCTTTCCCTTGATACTCCTAACTTGCATGGGGACATCTATGTGAACTGCTTCCTTTCAGCGGTGGTTGAAGTCCCAGCATACGTGTTGGCCTGGCTGCTGCTGCAATATTTGCCCCGGCGCTATTCCATGGCCACTGCCCTCTTCCTGGGTGGCAGTGTCCTTCTCTTCGTACAACTGGTACCCCCAG ACTTGTATTATTTGGCTACAGTCCTGGTGATGGTGGGCAAGTTTGGAGTCACGGCTGCCTTTTCCATGGTCTACGTGTACACAGCTGAGCTGTATCCCACGGTGGTGAGAAACATGGGTGTGGGAGTCAGCTCCACAGCATCCCGCCTGGGCAGCATCCTGTCTCCCTACTTCGTTTACCTTG GTGCCTACGACCGCTTCCTGCCCTACATTCTCATGGGAAGTCTGACCATCCTGACAGCCATCCTCACCTTGTTTCTCCCAGAGAGCTTCGGTACCCCACTCCCGGACACCATTGACCAGATGCTGAGAGTCAAAGG aATGAAACACAGAAAAACTCCAAGTCACACAAGGATGTTAAAAGATGGTCAAGAAAGGCCCACAATCCTTAAAAGCACAGCCTTCTAA
- the SLC22A5 gene encoding organic cation/carnitine transporter 2 isoform X2 — MRVTCKRCATLGRSRLLCPVSRFGRKNVLFVTMGMQTGFSFLQIFSKNFEMFVMLFVLVGMGQISNYVAAFVLGTEILGKSVRIIFSTLGVCIFYAFGYMVLPLFAYFIRDWRILLVALTMPGVLCVALWWFIPESPRWLISQGRFEEAEVIIRKAAKANGIVVPSTIFDPSELQDLSSKKQQSHNILDLLRTWNIRMVTIMSIMLWMTISVGYFGLSLDTPNLHGDIYVNCFLSAVVEVPAYVLAWLLLQYLPRRYSMATALFLGGSVLLFVQLVPPDLYYLATVLVMVGKFGVTAAFSMVYVYTAELYPTVVRNMGVGVSSTASRLGSILSPYFVYLGAYDRFLPYILMGSLTILTAILTLFLPESFGTPLPDTIDQMLRVKGMKHRKTPSHTRMLKDGQERPTILKSTAF, encoded by the exons ATGCGTGTGACTTGTAAGAGATGCGCAACCCTGGGAAGAAGTAGACTGCTGTGTCCTGTTTccag gtTTGGCCGGAAGAATGTGCTGTTCGTGACCATGGGCATGCAGACAGGCTTCAGCTTCCTGCAGATCTTCTCAAAAAACTTTGAGATGTTTGTCATGCTGTTTGTCCTTGTAGGCATGGGCCAGATCTCCAACTATGTGGCAGCATTTGTCCTGG GAACAGAAATTCTTGGCAAGTCAGTTCGTATAATATTCTCTACGTTAGGAGTATGCATATTTTATGCATTTGGCTACATGGTGCTCCCACTGTTTGCTTACTTCATCCGAGACTGGCGAATACTGCTGGTGGCACTGACGATGCCAGGGGTGCTGTGCGTGGCACTCTGGTG GTTCATCCCTGAGTCCCCCCGATGGCTCATCTCTCAGGGACGATTTGAAGAGGCAGAGGTGATCATCCGCAAGGCTGCCAAAGCCAATGGAATTGTTGTGCCTTCCACCATCTTTGACCCAAGTGAG TTACAAGACCTAAGTTCCAAGAAGCAGCAGTCCCACAACATTCTGGATCTGCTTCGAACCTGGAATATCCGGATGGTCACCATCATGTCCATAATGCTGTG GATGACCATATCAGTGGGCTATTTCGGGCTTTCCCTTGATACTCCTAACTTGCATGGGGACATCTATGTGAACTGCTTCCTTTCAGCGGTGGTTGAAGTCCCAGCATACGTGTTGGCCTGGCTGCTGCTGCAATATTTGCCCCGGCGCTATTCCATGGCCACTGCCCTCTTCCTGGGTGGCAGTGTCCTTCTCTTCGTACAACTGGTACCCCCAG ACTTGTATTATTTGGCTACAGTCCTGGTGATGGTGGGCAAGTTTGGAGTCACGGCTGCCTTTTCCATGGTCTACGTGTACACAGCTGAGCTGTATCCCACGGTGGTGAGAAACATGGGTGTGGGAGTCAGCTCCACAGCATCCCGCCTGGGCAGCATCCTGTCTCCCTACTTCGTTTACCTTG GTGCCTACGACCGCTTCCTGCCCTACATTCTCATGGGAAGTCTGACCATCCTGACAGCCATCCTCACCTTGTTTCTCCCAGAGAGCTTCGGTACCCCACTCCCGGACACCATTGACCAGATGCTGAGAGTCAAAGG aATGAAACACAGAAAAACTCCAAGTCACACAAGGATGTTAAAAGATGGTCAAGAAAGGCCCACAATCCTTAAAAGCACAGCCTTCTAA
- the SLC22A5 gene encoding organic cation/carnitine transporter 2 isoform X3, with product MGMQTGFSFLQIFSKNFEMFVMLFVLVGMGQISNYVAAFVLGTEILGKSVRIIFSTLGVCIFYAFGYMVLPLFAYFIRDWRILLVALTMPGVLCVALWWFIPESPRWLISQGRFEEAEVIIRKAAKANGIVVPSTIFDPSELQDLSSKKQQSHNILDLLRTWNIRMVTIMSIMLWMTISVGYFGLSLDTPNLHGDIYVNCFLSAVVEVPAYVLAWLLLQYLPRRYSMATALFLGGSVLLFVQLVPPDLYYLATVLVMVGKFGVTAAFSMVYVYTAELYPTVVRNMGVGVSSTASRLGSILSPYFVYLGAYDRFLPYILMGSLTILTAILTLFLPESFGTPLPDTIDQMLRVKGMKHRKTPSHTRMLKDGQERPTILKSTAF from the exons ATGGGCATGCAGACAGGCTTCAGCTTCCTGCAGATCTTCTCAAAAAACTTTGAGATGTTTGTCATGCTGTTTGTCCTTGTAGGCATGGGCCAGATCTCCAACTATGTGGCAGCATTTGTCCTGG GAACAGAAATTCTTGGCAAGTCAGTTCGTATAATATTCTCTACGTTAGGAGTATGCATATTTTATGCATTTGGCTACATGGTGCTCCCACTGTTTGCTTACTTCATCCGAGACTGGCGAATACTGCTGGTGGCACTGACGATGCCAGGGGTGCTGTGCGTGGCACTCTGGTG GTTCATCCCTGAGTCCCCCCGATGGCTCATCTCTCAGGGACGATTTGAAGAGGCAGAGGTGATCATCCGCAAGGCTGCCAAAGCCAATGGAATTGTTGTGCCTTCCACCATCTTTGACCCAAGTGAG TTACAAGACCTAAGTTCCAAGAAGCAGCAGTCCCACAACATTCTGGATCTGCTTCGAACCTGGAATATCCGGATGGTCACCATCATGTCCATAATGCTGTG GATGACCATATCAGTGGGCTATTTCGGGCTTTCCCTTGATACTCCTAACTTGCATGGGGACATCTATGTGAACTGCTTCCTTTCAGCGGTGGTTGAAGTCCCAGCATACGTGTTGGCCTGGCTGCTGCTGCAATATTTGCCCCGGCGCTATTCCATGGCCACTGCCCTCTTCCTGGGTGGCAGTGTCCTTCTCTTCGTACAACTGGTACCCCCAG ACTTGTATTATTTGGCTACAGTCCTGGTGATGGTGGGCAAGTTTGGAGTCACGGCTGCCTTTTCCATGGTCTACGTGTACACAGCTGAGCTGTATCCCACGGTGGTGAGAAACATGGGTGTGGGAGTCAGCTCCACAGCATCCCGCCTGGGCAGCATCCTGTCTCCCTACTTCGTTTACCTTG GTGCCTACGACCGCTTCCTGCCCTACATTCTCATGGGAAGTCTGACCATCCTGACAGCCATCCTCACCTTGTTTCTCCCAGAGAGCTTCGGTACCCCACTCCCGGACACCATTGACCAGATGCTGAGAGTCAAAGG aATGAAACACAGAAAAACTCCAAGTCACACAAGGATGTTAAAAGATGGTCAAGAAAGGCCCACAATCCTTAAAAGCACAGCCTTCTAA
- the SLC22A5 gene encoding organic cation/carnitine transporter 2 isoform X4, with amino-acid sequence MWQHLSWVWPSGWRTEILGKSVRIIFSTLGVCIFYAFGYMVLPLFAYFIRDWRILLVALTMPGVLCVALWWFIPESPRWLISQGRFEEAEVIIRKAAKANGIVVPSTIFDPSELQDLSSKKQQSHNILDLLRTWNIRMVTIMSIMLWMTISVGYFGLSLDTPNLHGDIYVNCFLSAVVEVPAYVLAWLLLQYLPRRYSMATALFLGGSVLLFVQLVPPDLYYLATVLVMVGKFGVTAAFSMVYVYTAELYPTVVRNMGVGVSSTASRLGSILSPYFVYLGAYDRFLPYILMGSLTILTAILTLFLPESFGTPLPDTIDQMLRVKGMKHRKTPSHTRMLKDGQERPTILKSTAF; translated from the exons ATGTGGCAGCATTTGTCCTGGGTATGGCCATCAGGTTGGA GAACAGAAATTCTTGGCAAGTCAGTTCGTATAATATTCTCTACGTTAGGAGTATGCATATTTTATGCATTTGGCTACATGGTGCTCCCACTGTTTGCTTACTTCATCCGAGACTGGCGAATACTGCTGGTGGCACTGACGATGCCAGGGGTGCTGTGCGTGGCACTCTGGTG GTTCATCCCTGAGTCCCCCCGATGGCTCATCTCTCAGGGACGATTTGAAGAGGCAGAGGTGATCATCCGCAAGGCTGCCAAAGCCAATGGAATTGTTGTGCCTTCCACCATCTTTGACCCAAGTGAG TTACAAGACCTAAGTTCCAAGAAGCAGCAGTCCCACAACATTCTGGATCTGCTTCGAACCTGGAATATCCGGATGGTCACCATCATGTCCATAATGCTGTG GATGACCATATCAGTGGGCTATTTCGGGCTTTCCCTTGATACTCCTAACTTGCATGGGGACATCTATGTGAACTGCTTCCTTTCAGCGGTGGTTGAAGTCCCAGCATACGTGTTGGCCTGGCTGCTGCTGCAATATTTGCCCCGGCGCTATTCCATGGCCACTGCCCTCTTCCTGGGTGGCAGTGTCCTTCTCTTCGTACAACTGGTACCCCCAG ACTTGTATTATTTGGCTACAGTCCTGGTGATGGTGGGCAAGTTTGGAGTCACGGCTGCCTTTTCCATGGTCTACGTGTACACAGCTGAGCTGTATCCCACGGTGGTGAGAAACATGGGTGTGGGAGTCAGCTCCACAGCATCCCGCCTGGGCAGCATCCTGTCTCCCTACTTCGTTTACCTTG GTGCCTACGACCGCTTCCTGCCCTACATTCTCATGGGAAGTCTGACCATCCTGACAGCCATCCTCACCTTGTTTCTCCCAGAGAGCTTCGGTACCCCACTCCCGGACACCATTGACCAGATGCTGAGAGTCAAAGG aATGAAACACAGAAAAACTCCAAGTCACACAAGGATGTTAAAAGATGGTCAAGAAAGGCCCACAATCCTTAAAAGCACAGCCTTCTAA
- the SLC22A5 gene encoding organic cation/carnitine transporter 2 isoform X5, which produces MWQHLSWVWPSGTEILGKSVRIIFSTLGVCIFYAFGYMVLPLFAYFIRDWRILLVALTMPGVLCVALWWFIPESPRWLISQGRFEEAEVIIRKAAKANGIVVPSTIFDPSELQDLSSKKQQSHNILDLLRTWNIRMVTIMSIMLWMTISVGYFGLSLDTPNLHGDIYVNCFLSAVVEVPAYVLAWLLLQYLPRRYSMATALFLGGSVLLFVQLVPPDLYYLATVLVMVGKFGVTAAFSMVYVYTAELYPTVVRNMGVGVSSTASRLGSILSPYFVYLGAYDRFLPYILMGSLTILTAILTLFLPESFGTPLPDTIDQMLRVKGMKHRKTPSHTRMLKDGQERPTILKSTAF; this is translated from the exons ATGTGGCAGCATTTGTCCTGGGTATGGCCATCAG GAACAGAAATTCTTGGCAAGTCAGTTCGTATAATATTCTCTACGTTAGGAGTATGCATATTTTATGCATTTGGCTACATGGTGCTCCCACTGTTTGCTTACTTCATCCGAGACTGGCGAATACTGCTGGTGGCACTGACGATGCCAGGGGTGCTGTGCGTGGCACTCTGGTG GTTCATCCCTGAGTCCCCCCGATGGCTCATCTCTCAGGGACGATTTGAAGAGGCAGAGGTGATCATCCGCAAGGCTGCCAAAGCCAATGGAATTGTTGTGCCTTCCACCATCTTTGACCCAAGTGAG TTACAAGACCTAAGTTCCAAGAAGCAGCAGTCCCACAACATTCTGGATCTGCTTCGAACCTGGAATATCCGGATGGTCACCATCATGTCCATAATGCTGTG GATGACCATATCAGTGGGCTATTTCGGGCTTTCCCTTGATACTCCTAACTTGCATGGGGACATCTATGTGAACTGCTTCCTTTCAGCGGTGGTTGAAGTCCCAGCATACGTGTTGGCCTGGCTGCTGCTGCAATATTTGCCCCGGCGCTATTCCATGGCCACTGCCCTCTTCCTGGGTGGCAGTGTCCTTCTCTTCGTACAACTGGTACCCCCAG ACTTGTATTATTTGGCTACAGTCCTGGTGATGGTGGGCAAGTTTGGAGTCACGGCTGCCTTTTCCATGGTCTACGTGTACACAGCTGAGCTGTATCCCACGGTGGTGAGAAACATGGGTGTGGGAGTCAGCTCCACAGCATCCCGCCTGGGCAGCATCCTGTCTCCCTACTTCGTTTACCTTG GTGCCTACGACCGCTTCCTGCCCTACATTCTCATGGGAAGTCTGACCATCCTGACAGCCATCCTCACCTTGTTTCTCCCAGAGAGCTTCGGTACCCCACTCCCGGACACCATTGACCAGATGCTGAGAGTCAAAGG aATGAAACACAGAAAAACTCCAAGTCACACAAGGATGTTAAAAGATGGTCAAGAAAGGCCCACAATCCTTAAAAGCACAGCCTTCTAA